CGCTTTTACAGTTCCATTTTAGCATGTGAAAAAACGAAGGTCAATCAAAAAATGTTATCACAAAATCTTCCAAAATATACCATTCCCTTTTTACAGTTTCTTCATAGCTTCTTAACGAATTCAATTGTGAAAGCTGTTATACTTTTGCCATGGGAAGCGGGGCCGCAACCGCTTACCCAAGTAACATGATTCCTCCTCACACCAAGGCAATATCCAAGCAAAACACCCTTTTTCGTGTGCCGCAACACGGAAGAGGGTGTTTTGTTTTGCAAAATTCTGGTAAATCGGTGGTTTAGGGTTGACCCCGTTTTTTTGCGGCGCTATAATAAAAATGAATATGAAAACTTGGAGGTGAACGCAGGAAAATGGACCCGGATCATAGTCGAAGTAGAACCACCGGCGCGGTGGATCAGAAAACAAAAACAACTGCGTTTTCCCCAACCGTTCGCCTCCTTCGCTGAGTCCTGCGGAAAAGCACCGCTTCAACGGTGCATCCTTCCGCAAAACAGAGCAGAGGAAGGCGCGGCTTTGTGTGCGCAGAATGCGGCGTTTGCGGCATTCCGGCAGGCAAGGCGGCGCGTTTTTTGTTTCCCGATCTGCTGCGTCCTCCGGATACAGGAGCTGCTCCTGTTCCGTAAAAACTGAGGAGGTACGCCCAATGGATATGGAAGAAAAAAGCTGACGGCTGATGCTGCGGAGCAGGCCCTGCCGGTGCAGGAGCTGCCTGCTGATATCCCCGCCGAGGTCCGCCAGAAGCTGGCTGAAGATCTGAACGAGGAAGCTACTGAAGACCTCAAACAGGACATGCGCGAGGCCGAAAAAGAGGAAGCCAACGACGAAGAGGTCAAGGCCAATCCTGAGATGCTCACCAAGAGCCGCCTGCTCAAGCTGCTCATCAAGAAGCAGTACGTCAAGCTGCGCGAAGTCACCGAGGAAGAGCAGCCTGCCGACCTTGCTGAGCTGCTGGAAGAGCTGGACGAAAACAACCGCCTTGTGGTGTTCCGCCTGCTCAAAAAGGAAGTGGCCACCGAGGCCTTTGCCTATATGTCCGACGAAGCCCGCGACGATCTGGTGAACGCCTTCTCAGATGTGGAGCTTGTGGGCGCCATTGAAGAGATGAGTCTGGACGATGCCGCCGATCTGCTGGAGGATATGCCGGCAGGCGTGGTGAAGCGGGTGCTGGAGAAATCCTCCAAGCAGACCCGTGAGAGCCTAAACAAGCTGCTGAACTACCCCGAAAGCTCTGCCGGCAGCCTGATGACCCCCGAATATGTCCGTCTGCGCGAGGATATGACCGTGGCGCAGGCCTTTGAAGCCATCCGCAAGCAGGGCGAAAACGCAGAGACCGTGTACACCTGCTACGTGGTGGAGCGCAACCGCCTGAAGGGTGTTGTTTCTGCCCGAAGCCTGCTGCTGTCAGAGCCGCATACTTCCATCACCGAGATCATGGATGATAACGTGGTCACTGTGAAAGTGACCGACGATCAGGAGTACGTGGCCCGTGAGATGCAGCGCTACGACTTTACCGCCATGCCTGTTCTGGACAACGAGGGCATGTTCGTGGGTATCATCACCATCGACGATGCAATCGACGTTCTGACCGACGAGAGCACCGAGGATATGCAGAAGATGGCTGCTATTCTGCCGGACGACGATGCCACCACCTACTTCGGCACCAGCGTCTGGACCCACGCAAAGCAGCGCATTCCATGGCTGTTGATCCTGATGCTGTCCGCCACCTTTACCGGCATGGTCACCACCCACTATGAGGAGGCCTTTGTCAGCCTGCCGC
Above is a genomic segment from Faecalibacterium taiwanense containing:
- the mgtE gene encoding magnesium transporter, yielding MQELPADIPAEVRQKLAEDLNEEATEDLKQDMREAEKEEANDEEVKANPEMLTKSRLLKLLIKKQYVKLREVTEEEQPADLAELLEELDENNRLVVFRLLKKEVATEAFAYMSDEARDDLVNAFSDVELVGAIEEMSLDDAADLLEDMPAGVVKRVLEKSSKQTRESLNKLLNYPESSAGSLMTPEYVRLREDMTVAQAFEAIRKQGENAETVYTCYVVERNRLKGVVSARSLLLSEPHTSITEIMDDNVVTVKVTDDQEYVAREMQRYDFTAMPVLDNEGMFVGIITIDDAIDVLTDESTEDMQKMAAILPDDDATTYFGTSVWTHAKQRIPWLLILMLSATFTGMVTTHYEEAFVSLPLLVSFMPMLMDTAGNCGNQISTLMVRGLALGEVEPADFVRVLGKELRVSAIVGAVLGIVNGLRIYLMYTFLFPGQYANVMGYAIVVSVSLFFSVILAKLVGGMLPLAAKKLGADPAIMATPFITTIVDACSLILYFQIAQLVFHNMM